Proteins found in one Bacillota bacterium genomic segment:
- a CDS encoding VRR-NUC domain-containing protein, with product MLESTIENYLIKAVKKIGGLVWKFVSPGTRGVPDRIVALPGGRTIYVELKKPGEKPEPLQLKRHRQLRDRGHQVYVIDSFKGVDDFIQEVTGS from the coding sequence ATGCTAGAGTCAACCATTGAAAATTATCTGATAAAAGCAGTAAAAAAAATTGGCGGATTAGTTTGGAAATTTGTATCCCCTGGTACGAGGGGTGTTCCTGACCGGATTGTAGCGCTGCCGGGAGGCAGGACCATTTATGTCGAGCTTAAAAAACCGGGTGAAAAACCGGAACCACTACAGCTTAAAAGGCATAGGCAATTGCGGGATAGAGGGCATCAGGTATACGTAATTGATAGTTTTAAGGGTGTTGATGATTTTATCCAGGAGGTGACCGGGAGTTGA